One region of Miscanthus floridulus cultivar M001 chromosome 19, ASM1932011v1, whole genome shotgun sequence genomic DNA includes:
- the LOC136529861 gene encoding uncharacterized protein: MMMGTRSSPWPDLQPELLGLVLKRLPSFADRVCLRAVCRTWRCNARLEPLPPPLPWVALFDGTFLSIPSGEIHRMPVPRGASCHGSVDNWFFLVHNNGRCSLMNSFSKAKLELHNLTTIWRHEMRTMSYFHGTISICQPPIATDTVSNKDIESIVDIVFFDGKLYALNMYANLFVLEIGEGHKGKPKISATRCIVDSIEASRRCTYDERCTYVNFNYLVESDGKLLHVRRDVAILVPITDEHVVRARTVWFDVFEADLTADSCRKWKTVETLGGQALFVGRCSKSFPATDCWVQEDCIYFISDYLKSEPRVDPLCDSGVFNMRNGKITPLLPEAVVVQTQGGRRGRQTWFFPSEAM, translated from the exons ATGATGATGGGCACACGATCTTCACCTTGGCCAGACCTTCAGCCGGAGCTTCTGGGTCTGGTCCTTAAGAGGCTCCCCTCCTTTGCTGATCGTGTTTGTCTAAGAGCAGTCTGCCGCACATGGCGCTGCAATGCTCGACTTGAGCCCCTGCCCCCACCGCTCCCCTGGGTGGCCTTATTTGATGGGACCTTCCTCagcattccaagtggtgaaattCACCGTATGCCTGTACCGCGTGGTGCTTCTTGCCATGGTTCTGTGGACAACTGGTTCTTCCTCGTTCACAATAATGGTCGGTGCTCATTGATGAACTCTTTCTCCAAGGCTAAGTTAGAGCTTCATAACCTTACCACTATTTGGCGTCATGAGATGAGGACCATGAG CTATTTTCATGGTACAATTTCTATTTGCCAGCCCCCAATTGCCACCGACACAGTCAGCAACAAAGATATTGAGAGCATCGTTGATATTGTGTTCTTTGATGGAAAGCTGTATGCTCTCAATATGTATGCAAATCTATTTGTCTTGGAGATTGGCGAGGGCCACAAAGGCAAGCCAAAAATATCAGCCACCAGATGTATAGTTGACTCCATTGAGGCTTCAAGGAGATGTACCTACGACGAGAGGTGCACATATGTAAACTTCAATTATCTGGTTGAATCTGATGGTAAGCTGTTGCATGTGAGGAGGGATGTCGCAATATTGGTCCCCATAACAGATGAGCATGTGGTGCGTGCACGTACTGTTTGGTTTGATGTCTTTGAGGCAGACTTGACTGCAGATTCTTGCCGTAAGTGGAAGACAGTCGAGACATTGGGAGGCCAAGCACTCTTTGTTGGCAGATGCTCCAAGTCCTTCCCTGCTACAGACTGTTGGGTTCAGGAGGACTGCATTTACTTCATTTCCGACTATCTCAAGTCAGAACCTCGTGTGGATCCTCTCTGTGATTCTGGTGTTTTCAACATGAGAAATGGGAAGATCACACCATTGTTGCCCGAGGCTGTGGTGGTGCAGACACAAGGTGGTAGAAGAGGTCGTCAAACATGGTTTTTCCCTTCTGAAGCTATGTAA
- the LOC136529368 gene encoding CDT1-like protein a, chloroplastic yields MDATPPSKKAKTTRAAAPPHKLREAAALADEVRTPEKPAKKLAPAAAAEQIPTPEKPEEMPRARGRSVAFSVKEIRRAALGLRRPAAQAEAAVEDELESAERELGVGAGSSRSPVKRKAEVKLPESYEMLCEFFNCLESSTRLLRMKGSKATFPNICSSIQHLTERRFTHSHLAQLKYIMPEAIVINKILLRDDTTCCMYPDLQVNLIVSAVENVVKQKGETAYLALRRIFRQRLVEFYREHPEGDDIPEHELPHPFNPTRSSIPQDEQRTVLESSSPLKPSVVNGQQTAVMSHMSQSFKRRFSQRSPISSTTASAPSPLVKVASTVPSPLSRISLFSRDVSGSMCVDDTSSAKEAVYKSGVLENTPAKFASTPVRLMAPTPDLRTPKRPISATGYDTPPLKMAKRSARAKLFTTPTKDTSMDGENQSASISGADADDELLSFLPQSLLQSVKEKEERALEEKETGFADQVKRQKLIASLPSTFDIIFLIYQSRQRSVMTKQELIHKIIASSPKIADRSEVEEHLALLKELVPDWISEKTARSGDALCCIDATLSQSEIRQRLYAAAE; encoded by the exons ATGGACGCCACCCCGCCGTCCAAGAAGGCCAAGACGACGAGGGCCGCGGCGCCGCCGCACAAGCTGAGGGAGGCCGCCGCTCTGGCGGACGAGGTCCGGACGCCGGAGAAGCCCGCGAAGAAGctggcgccggcggcggccgccgagCAGATCCCGACGCCGGAGAAGCCGGAGGAGATGCCGAGGGCGCGCGGCCGCAGCGTGGCGTTCTCCGTCAAGGAGATCCGCCGGGCGGCGCTCGGgctgcggcggccggcggcgcagGCTGAGGCGGCGGTGGAGGATGAACTCGAGTCCGCCGAGCGGGAGCTCGGCGTTGGCGCCGGGTCTAGCCGGAGCCCCGTCAAGCGCAAGGCGGAGGTCAAGCTGCCGGAGAG CTACGAGATGCTCTGTGAGTTCTTCAATTGCTTGGAGAGTTCCACCCGGCTGCTCCGTATGAAGGGATCCAAGGCCACTTTCCCCAACATCTGTTCTAGCATTCAGCATTTGACTGAGCG GAGATTTACCCACAGCCATCTTGCACAGCTCAAGTACATAATGCCAGAGGCAATCGTCATCAATAAGATCCTTTTGCGTGATGACACGACTTGCTGCATGTACCCTGATCTTCAGGTGAACCTCATAGTCAGTGCTGTTGAGAACGTCGTGAAGCAGAAGGGGGAAACAGCATACCTAGCATTAAGAAGGATATTTAGGCAGAGGCTTGTGGAATTCTACAGGGAGCACCCTGAG GGAGATGACATTCCAGAGCATGAGTTGCCACATCCATTTAACCCAACAAGATCAAGCATACCCCAGGATGAACAAAGGACTGTTCTTGAATCTTCTTCCCCACTCAAGCCATCTGTTGTCAATGGACAGCAGACCGCTGTGATGTCACACATGTCACAGTCATTCAAGAGAAGGTTTTCACAGAGATCTCCAATCAGCTCTACAACAGCTAGTGCACCCAGTCCACTGGTGAAAGTTGCTTCCACTGTTCCATCACCGCTGAGCAGAATTTCCCTCTTCAGTCGGGATGTTTCTGGCAGCATGTGCGTTGATGATACATCAAGTGCTAAAGAAGCCGTCTACAAGTCTGGTGTTTTAGAAAACACCCCTGCAAAATTTGCCTCTACACCAGTGAGGTTAATGGCGCCTACGCCAGACCTCAGGACACCAAAGAGACCGATCTCTGCCACAGGTTATGACACTCCGCCTCTGAAAATGGCAAAGAGATCAGCTCGTGCAAAGTTGTTTACCACTCCAACAAAGGATACTAGTATGGATGGAGAGAACCAAAGTGCAAGCATATCTGGTGCTGATGCTGATGATGAGTTACTCAGTTTTCTTCCACAATCCCTCCTTCAATCG GTGAAAGAGAAGGAAGAGAGGGCTTTGGAGGAGAAGGAAACTGGGTTTGCTGATCAGGTTAAAAGGCAGAAGTTGATTGCTTCCCTGCCAAGCACCTTTGACATCATATTCCTTATCTATCAGTCAAGACAGCGGTCTGTAATGACAAAGCAGGAGCTGATCCACAAGATAATTGCAAGCAGTCCTAAGATAGCAGACAGAA GTGAAGTTGAGGAGCATCTGGCACTGTTGAAAGAGCTCGTTCCAGATTGGATCTCTGAGAAAACTGCCCGGAGCGGAGATGCTCTGTGCTG CATTGATGCCACTTTGAGCCAATCAGAAATTCGGCAAAGACTGTATGCTGCTGCTGAGTAG
- the LOC136525595 gene encoding uncharacterized protein yields MAVSLLSAAAAFSLARSRAAMAAPPFHLPLLLAFLLLSTAAAAHSQHLHLQHHGHGPHHHHHRYPSTMTATARLDTAPSMHQNRMESASEETRQSLRVLNPFFTSVAAQASSGEDAMAAMGAAAAADAGDTTRLDLPSPPPPHLAAGDPMPPSLAPLQPQAEEAGSSESEPAAPPPVVNEPYRDAASTPPPPPVVDEPYRDATSPAPPLVVDEAYRDAASPPPPPPVVYEPYRDAAIPLPPPPPVVDEPYRDAASPPPPVHDDAARVASSGTGDDLGLQQIAKVLASLGYNEMASSATLLADTASVAAWPGAITVFAAPDVFLQPSCPECSRRHLLLDHMALGYFPYTELAAAPAMKLPSASVGFCLDVAAQPQRGPFSVHHASLYVNGVMVSEPELYDDGRYVVHGLHGFIPPLSRASCVEDDAHAHHHHQVHLHHYRRHHHLSARSAATSAATAASVVRIMIREAISRLRDSGFGFVALAMRVKFAELEKLSNLTVFALDDQVIFTGGGHGYVSAVRFHIVPGHRLTRADLLLLRPGTVLPTLAGEDQKLVITLGTGSATDEVRINYIPVKEPDVVINSRVAVHGIYLPFPRLHLANLAASVAVASDLQTNYSCGVGGPFGDCASTPMTSATIPADQGYGEGQ; encoded by the exons ATGGCTGTAAGCCT GCTTTCAGCCGCAGCAGCCTTTTCCCTCGCCCGCAGCAGAGCAGCCATGGCGGCTCCGCCGTTCCACCTGCCCCTCCTCCTCGCCTTTCTGCtcctctccaccgccgccgccgcccactcCCAGCATCTCCACCTCCAGCACCACGGCCACggtccccaccaccaccaccaccgctacCCGTCCACGATGACGGCCACCGCCCGCCTCGATACCGCGCCGTCCATGCACCAGAACCGCATGGAGTCGGCGTCGGAGGAGACCCGCCAGTCGCTGCGCGTCCTCAACCCCTTCTTCACCTCCGTGGCCGCCCAGGCTTCCTCGGGGGAGGACGCCATGGCGGCGATgggcgcggccgcggccgcggacgCGGGGGACACCACGCGGCTCGACCTTCCCTCGCCTCCCCCTCCCCACCTCGCCGCGGGGGATCCGATGCCGCCCTCCCTCGCGCCGCTGCAGCCGCAGGCTGAGGAGGCGGGGTCGTCCGAGTCAGAGCCCGCGGCTCCTCCACCCGTCGTCAACGAACCGTACCGCGACGCGGCGAGcactccgcctcctcctcccgtCGTCGACGAGCCGTACCGCGACGCGACGAGCCCTGCGCCTCCTCTCGTCGTCGACGAGGCGTACCGCGACGCGGCgagccctccgcctcctcctcccgtCGTCTACGAGCCGTACCGCGACGCGGCGAtccctctgcctcctcctcctcccgtcgTCGACGAGCCGTACCGCGACGCGGCGAGCCCTCCGCCTCCCGTCCACGACGACGCTGCGCGGGTGGCGTCCTCGGGCACGGGCGACGACCTCGGCCTCCAGCAGATAGCCAAGGTGCTCGCGTCGCTGGGGTACAACGAGATGGCTTCGTCGGCCACGCTCCTCGCCGACACGGCGTCCGTCGCGGCATGGCCCGGGGCGATCACCGTCTTCGCGGCCCCCGACGTATTCCTCCAGCCCTCCTGCCCCGAGTGCTCGCGACGCCACCTCCTCCTCGACCACATGGCCCtgggctacttcccctacaccgagctcgccgccgcgcccgccatgAAGCTCCCGTCAGCCTCCGTCGGCTTCTGCCTCGACGTCGCCGCCCAGCCACAGCGCGGGCCCTTCTCCGTCCACCACGCCAGCCTGTACGTCAACGGCGTCATGGTCTCGGAACCTGAGCTCTACGACGACGGCCGCTACGTCGTGCACGGCCTTCACGGCTTCATCCCGCCGCTCTCCCGCGCCTCCTGCGTCGAGGACGACGCGCATGCGCATCACCACCACCAGGTCCACCTCCACCactaccgccgccaccaccacctcagcgccAGATCGGCAGCCACCTCCGCCGCGACCGCCGCCTCCGTCGTTCGCATCATGATCCGCGAAGCCATATCCCGCCTGCGCGACAGCGGCTTCGGCTTCGTGGCGCTGGCCATGCGCGTCAAGTTCGCCGAGCTGGAGAAGCTGTCCAACCTCACGGTGTTCGCGCTCGACGACCAGGTCATCTTCACCGGTGGAGGCCACGGCTACGTCTCGGCGGTGCGCTTCCACATCGTCCCCGGGCACCGCCTCACCCGCGCCGACCTCCTGCTCCTCCGCCCCGGCACCGTACTTCCCACCCTGGCCGGCGAGGACCAGAAGCTCGTCATCACCCTCGGCACCGGCTCCGCCACCGACGAGGTCCGGATCAACTACATACCCGTGAAGGAACCTGACGTGGTGATCAACTCGCGCGTCGCCGTCCACGGCATCTACCTTCCGTTCCCCCGCCTCCACCTCGCCAACCTCGCCGCCTCGGTGGCCGTCGCCTCCGACCTCCAGACGAACTACAGCTGCGGCGTCGGAGGACCCTTCGGCGACTGCGCCTCCACACCGATGACCTCCGCGACGATCCCAGCTGATCAGGGCTACGGCGAAGGGCAGTGA
- the LOC136529383 gene encoding coniferyl alcohol acyltransferase-like translates to MPPMERINAAVASRTLVPASDPPPGFPAMLAASNLDLIFGSFHMYLVTVYPAPAAGLPAVAATVRAAFPAFLSRFFPLAGRVVTNASTGVPEIACNNAGAELVVADVGVALAAVDFSDADRSLRIIPVPFEQGLALSLQLVRFACGGFALVWGTDHLLVDGHGLMALPNAWAEMLRTGGLSWEPHHERASLFPPRSPPRYAPSLDAEFARYAPDSLPNSLLVATLVRRMYVVSAADLDRLRAAASAAGRRATRLEALSAHVWKLLAAAVNGSDTHCRLAWFVNGRMHLDPAKYDKARLDRYLGNVLTNVSHEATVESISSTPIADVAAMAGAAIKKALRSERYEELVDWMEAHKGVFREGAKWTEAVGAGTGSPALVISSVTPLRVEGDFGFGRPRLVMPWVRPGRLGSANMIVARNPAEDGSWVVSARLWPRLAQTMEADPEAVFRPATAGRLGFGVREPAAAGLRSRF, encoded by the coding sequence ATGCCGCCAATGGAGCGCATCAACGCCGCGGTCGCGTCCCGGACGCTGGTGCCGGCATCGGACCCGCCGCCGGGCTTCCCCGCCATGCTCGCGGCCTCCAACCTCGACCTCATCTTCGGCTCCTTCCACATGTACCTCGTTACCGTGTACCCTGCCCCGGCCGCCGGGCTCCCCGCCGTGGCCGCGACCGTGCGCGCCGCCTTTCCCGCGTTCCTCTCCCGGTTCTTCCCCTTGGCCGGGCGCGTGGTCACCAACGCCTCCACCGGCGTTCCCGAGATCGCCTGCAACAACGCCGGCGCCGAGCTCGTGGTGGCCGACGTGGGCGTGGCGCTCGCCGCGGTCGACTTCTCCGACGCCGACCGCTCCTTGAGGATCATCCCGGTGCCGTTCGAGCAGGGCCTCGCGCTGTCGCTCCAGCTCGTGCGGTTCGCGTGCGGCGGCTTCGCGCTGGTGTGGGGAACGGACCACCTGCTCGTGGACGGCCACGGCCTGATGGCCCTGCCCAATGCCTGGGCGGAGATGCTCCGCACCGGTGGCCTCTCGTGGGAGCCCCACCACGAGCGGGCCTCGCTCTTCccgccgcgctcgccgccgcggTACGCCCCGTCCCTGGACGCCGAGTTCGCGCGGTACGCGCCGGACAGTCTCCCCAACTCGCTCCTGGTGGCCACCCTCGTGCGCCGGATGTACGTGGTCTCCGCCGCCGACCTCGACCGCCTCCGTGCCGCGGCCAGCGCAGCCGGCCGCCGAGCCACGCGGCTCGAGGCCCTGTCCGCGCACGTCTGGAAGCTGCTGGCGGCGGCCGTGAACGGCTCCGACACGCACTGCCGCCTCGCGTGGTTCGTCAACGGCCGGATGCACCTTGACCCCGCCAAGTACGACAAGGCCCGGCTGGATCGCTACCTCGGCAACGTGCTCACGAACGTGTCGCACGAGGCCACCGTGGAGTCCATCTCGTCGACGCCGATCGCAGACGTGGCGGCGATGGCGGGCGCGGCCATCAAGAAGGCGCTCCGGTCCGAGCGGTACGAGGAGCTTGTGGACTGGATGGAGGCGCACAAGGGGGTGTTCCGGGAGGGCGCGAAGTGGACGGAGGCGGTGGGCGCGGGCACGGGGAGCCCCGCGTTGGTGATATCCTCGGTCACGCCGTTGAGGGTGGAGGGAGACTTCGGCTTCGGGCGGCCGCGCCTGGTCATGCCGTGGGTTCGGCCGGGCCGGCTGGGGTCGGCGAACATGATTGTGGCCCGGAATCCGGCGGAGGACGGGTCGTGGGTGGTGAGCGCCAGGCTGTGGCCGCGGCTGGCCCAAACCATGGAGGCGGACCCGGAGGCGGTGTTCAGACCGGCCACCGCGGGGCGGCTCGGGTTCGGCGTGCGCGAACCGGCGGCGGCGGGCCTGCGAAGCCGTTTCTAA